From Mumia sp. ZJ1417:
CGGTGAGCCGAACTCCGCGATGTGGATGGGTTTCCGGTGGGGAATCTTCGCTGCTGCGAGGCTGTGCAGGCGAAGGTGTCGTACCGCATTCTCAGTGAGAGCTGGAACGGCTTCTGGCGGGATGGGCGAGAAGGCATCAGGGTAGAGACCGAGGCCGACGTAGTCGACGTAGTCGGCGAACTGTTCTGCAGGCACGTTCGCAAGCATCTGCCAGAACTCGTCGTCGCCGCCCAGCCAATCGGCCGGCTCAGCGACCGAGAAACCGACCTGTACGTGTGCGGGTGCCGCCCGCTTTGCGTGGGGGAGTCCTTGTACGAGGGCTTCCATGACTCCCGGCGAGCTCCCATCGATCAATGGGATGGGGAAGTTCGGTTCCAAGGTCACTTGGAGGTACCGGACAATGTGTCCGTAACGCTGCAGAACGGCATCGAGAAACGCGAGCCATCCGGATATGTCCTCAGTCGAGGGGAGATAGCTGACCACAAGATCCAGCTCACGTCGGCTCTGGAGATACCACTGGTCAGGCATGGTGAGGCCAGCGAGTTCATCTCCGGCACCGAGTGAACGGACGATTTCTGGGTCTGGATCGGCACCTAGGAAGTGGATGTACTCGCGGATCACGTGCGGGGATCCGCCTGTGAGGTCGTCGACGGCCGAGGCGATTCTTTCGGGGCGATCCGGCTTTGCGCTGGTTGTGCCCGCGCGGCCGGCGACATAGATGCCGTACTGCATGAGGGCTTGTCTCCAATCCATTCGATTTCTCCAGATTCAATTCGGTCGCGGAGCTGTTCAAGCCAGCTCGCTTCCGAGGCGAGCATGCGCAGCCAGTATTCGACCTCGATCATTTTGATCTCGGCGAGATCGGTGGGGCTGTCACTGAGATCGGCGATCTCCTGCCGGATCCGACGGGTTCTCTCATCGAGGGCGTCCTCAGCTCGCTCCTTGCCGAGGAGGCCGATGTAGGCGAGCGCGGTGACAAAGTCGGCATCCATGGCGGGCGCGGTGCGGATGGTTTCCTCGACTCGGTGCCGCATGTGTGTGAAGCCAGCCTCGGTGAGGTCATAGATCGT
This genomic window contains:
- a CDS encoding PadR family transcriptional regulator, translated to MPTNALHSKLSLPALGLLLEQADHPYGLTSRLNDRYRHLHASRSSITTLAKSLADADLVTPRSPERVGNRPPRTIYDLTEAGFTHMRHRVEETIRTAPAMDADFVTALAYIGLLGKERAEDALDERTRRIRQEIADLSDSPTDLAEIKMIEVEYWLRMLASEASWLEQLRDRIESGEIEWIGDKPSCSTASMSPAARAQPAQSRIAPKESPRPSTTSQADPRT